Proteins encoded within one genomic window of Candidatus Berkiella cookevillensis:
- the smpB gene encoding SsrA-binding protein SmpB → MKKKKTEENNQIAVNRKAKFEYSFEDTLEAGIALTGWEVKSLRAGKGNIADSYVILKNNEAWLLGSQIVPLNSASTHVTAESQRTRKLLLNKREIRKLIGAKERDGYTIVPLKMYWKNSFVKVLIAVAKGKKLHDKRETIKERDWQRSRQRILKK, encoded by the coding sequence ATGAAAAAGAAAAAAACTGAAGAAAACAATCAAATTGCCGTAAACCGCAAAGCAAAATTTGAATATAGTTTTGAAGACACCTTAGAAGCAGGTATTGCGCTCACAGGTTGGGAAGTAAAAAGCCTTCGAGCTGGGAAAGGAAATATTGCGGATAGCTATGTTATTTTGAAAAATAATGAAGCATGGCTCCTAGGCTCTCAAATTGTCCCTTTAAATAGTGCATCAACCCATGTCACAGCGGAGTCACAACGTACACGAAAACTTCTCCTAAATAAACGTGAAATAAGAAAGCTTATCGGCGCAAAAGAAAGAGATGGCTACACCATTGTCCCCTTGAAAATGTACTGGAAAAATAGCTTTGTCAAAGTACTCATCGCAGTTGCGAAGGGTAAAAAGCTGCATGATAAACGTGAAACCATCAAAGAACGCGATTGGCAACGCAGTCGCCAACGCATCTTAAAAAAGTAA